The proteins below are encoded in one region of Phytoactinopolyspora mesophila:
- a CDS encoding glycerol-3-phosphate dehydrogenase/oxidase — protein MTTDSRGGEVDVAAHSTDGRQSERAGRLSPQQRIRNWQRLAEEQFDVVVIGGGVVGSGAALDAATRGLRVALVEARDLAAGTSSRSSKLFHGGLRYLEQFEFGLVREALRERELMLNRLAPHLVKPVSFLYPLTRRLWERPYTASGLFLYDSMGGSRSVPGQKHLTRSGALRLVPGLRRDALIGGIRYYDAWADDARHTLTVARTAAHYGAVVRTSTQVVGFLREADRISGVRVRDIESGDELDVTCDVVVNCTGVWTDEMQRLAGTRGRFRVRSSKGVHIVVPRDRIASESGVILRTEKSVLFIIPWRGHWIIGTTDTDWNFDLAHPAATRADIDYILDHVNAVLATPLTHDDIEGVYAGLRPLLAGESDESSKLSREHAVARPAPGMVSIAGGKYTTYRVMAADAIDAAAADLRGRIAPSITDKVPLLGADGYHALVNQADQLASEHGLHPYRMRHLLDRYGSMVHDVLALAVDRPDLLEPLPGAADYLKVEVVYGVREEGALHLEDVLTRRTRISIEYPHRGLDAAEPVAELMAETLGWDAAQIAREVDIYNERVTAERDSQTKPDDQAADEIRSAATEARTLISEPVT, from the coding sequence ATGACAACGGACTCGCGAGGAGGCGAGGTCGACGTGGCCGCGCACAGTACAGATGGACGTCAGAGTGAGCGGGCTGGCCGGCTCAGCCCGCAGCAGCGGATCCGGAATTGGCAACGCCTGGCTGAAGAACAGTTCGACGTCGTTGTCATCGGCGGTGGCGTGGTTGGCTCCGGGGCCGCGCTCGACGCCGCTACCCGAGGTCTCCGCGTGGCCCTCGTGGAAGCCCGCGACCTGGCCGCTGGTACGTCCAGCCGGTCGAGCAAGCTTTTCCACGGCGGTCTGCGTTACCTGGAGCAGTTCGAGTTCGGTCTGGTCCGGGAGGCGCTGCGCGAGCGTGAGCTCATGCTCAACCGGCTGGCGCCGCACCTGGTGAAGCCCGTGAGCTTTCTCTATCCGCTGACGCGCCGGCTTTGGGAGCGTCCGTACACGGCCAGCGGACTCTTCCTGTATGACTCCATGGGTGGCTCGCGGTCGGTTCCGGGCCAGAAACACCTGACACGCTCCGGCGCGCTCCGGCTGGTGCCGGGGTTGCGCAGAGACGCATTGATCGGTGGAATCCGGTATTACGACGCGTGGGCCGACGACGCCCGGCACACCCTGACTGTCGCCCGCACCGCTGCCCATTACGGGGCCGTCGTGCGCACATCTACCCAGGTGGTCGGTTTCCTGCGCGAGGCGGACCGGATCAGCGGAGTGCGGGTCCGCGACATCGAGAGTGGCGACGAACTCGATGTCACATGTGACGTGGTGGTCAACTGCACCGGGGTCTGGACCGATGAGATGCAACGGCTCGCGGGCACGCGGGGGCGGTTCCGGGTGCGTTCCAGCAAGGGCGTGCACATCGTGGTGCCCCGAGACCGGATCGCCTCGGAGTCCGGAGTGATCCTGCGCACCGAGAAGTCGGTGCTGTTCATCATCCCGTGGCGGGGGCATTGGATCATCGGCACCACCGACACCGACTGGAACTTCGATCTCGCTCACCCGGCGGCTACTCGCGCTGACATCGACTACATCCTCGATCACGTCAACGCCGTGCTGGCCACCCCGCTGACCCATGACGACATCGAGGGCGTCTACGCCGGCCTGCGCCCGCTGCTGGCCGGCGAGAGCGACGAGTCCTCCAAGCTCTCTCGCGAGCACGCCGTGGCCCGCCCGGCGCCCGGCATGGTGTCCATCGCGGGTGGTAAGTACACGACCTACCGGGTCATGGCCGCCGATGCCATCGATGCCGCGGCCGCCGACCTCCGTGGTCGCATCGCGCCGTCTATCACGGACAAGGTGCCGTTGCTCGGTGCGGACGGTTACCACGCACTGGTCAACCAAGCCGACCAACTCGCATCCGAGCACGGCCTGCACCCCTACCGGATGCGGCACCTGCTGGATCGCTACGGCTCGATGGTGCACGACGTCCTGGCGCTCGCGGTGGACCGGCCCGACCTTCTCGAGCCGCTGCCGGGCGCGGCGGATTATCTGAAGGTCGAGGTCGTCTACGGGGTGCGCGAGGAAGGGGCACTGCACCTCGAGGACGTCCTGACCCGGCGCACCCGGATCTCTATCGAGTACCCGCACCGCGGGCTCGATGCCGCGGAGCCGGTCGCGGAGCTGATGGCGGAGACCCTGGGGTGGGACGCCGCACAGATCGCTCGCGAGGTGGATATCTACAACGAGCGGGTCACGGCGGAGCGCGACTCACAGACGAAGCCGGACGACCAAGCCGCCGATGAGATCCGGTCGGCCGCCACGGAGGCACGCACGCTGATCAGTGAGCCGGTCACCTAG
- a CDS encoding MFS transporter, giving the protein MANTSISRAGPKEWVGLAVLTLPALLAAMDLSVLFMAVPWMSADLEPTATQQLWIMDIYGFFMSGLLLTMGTLGDRIGRRRLLMIGAVAFGAASVMAAYSTSAEMLIVARALLGLGGATLAPSTLALIRNMFLDADQRRTAIGVWTGAFSAGFPLGSIFGGMLVEHFWWGSVFLVNLPVMALLLVLAPLLLPEFKEPGPSRFDLVSVALSVSAVLAMIWGLKKLAADGWDPWAAGAIVAGLGIGYMFVRRQRTLAEPLIDVRLFGHRAFSASIGANMMLVLASAGVGMLAVQYLQLILGYRPFTAALWMLPLVGLLIAGVAIGTAIVRWIRPGYVVGTGLAVAGAGFALLTQLDLDDGVASLLLGYGTLNFGMGLALPLAINLVVATAPPENAGTAAAMNETGSEFGGALGIATLGSIAGAVYTSRISDTMPSAVPESVAQAAQGTLGAAFAAAEHLPPDLAAEVSRGAGDAFVRGFNVTAGVGAAALAVTAVVVTILLRRARLGDPDEAESVHR; this is encoded by the coding sequence ATGGCGAACACATCCATCTCTCGAGCCGGGCCAAAGGAATGGGTCGGCCTGGCAGTGCTTACGCTTCCCGCGCTGCTGGCCGCCATGGATCTGTCGGTGCTGTTCATGGCCGTGCCATGGATGAGCGCCGACCTGGAGCCCACAGCCACCCAGCAGCTGTGGATCATGGATATCTACGGGTTCTTCATGTCAGGTCTCTTGCTGACCATGGGCACGCTCGGCGACCGGATCGGTCGGCGAAGGTTACTGATGATCGGGGCAGTGGCCTTCGGCGCGGCATCGGTCATGGCGGCGTATTCCACGAGCGCCGAGATGCTCATCGTCGCACGCGCCTTGCTGGGCCTCGGGGGAGCGACGCTAGCCCCCTCGACGCTGGCGCTGATCCGCAACATGTTTCTCGATGCGGATCAGCGGCGCACCGCCATCGGCGTGTGGACGGGTGCCTTCAGCGCCGGATTTCCGCTCGGATCCATCTTCGGCGGGATGCTCGTCGAGCACTTCTGGTGGGGATCTGTCTTCCTCGTCAATCTTCCCGTGATGGCATTACTCCTGGTGCTGGCGCCGCTGCTGCTCCCGGAGTTCAAGGAGCCGGGACCCAGCCGGTTCGACCTCGTCAGCGTGGCGCTGTCGGTGAGTGCGGTGCTGGCGATGATCTGGGGTTTGAAGAAGCTCGCTGCAGACGGCTGGGATCCCTGGGCGGCCGGGGCCATCGTCGCCGGGCTGGGCATCGGCTACATGTTCGTCCGCCGCCAGCGGACACTGGCCGAGCCGCTGATCGACGTACGGCTGTTCGGCCACCGTGCCTTCTCCGCGTCGATCGGGGCGAACATGATGCTGGTGCTGGCTAGTGCCGGCGTCGGAATGCTCGCGGTCCAGTACCTTCAGCTCATCCTCGGCTACCGGCCGTTCACCGCCGCGTTGTGGATGCTTCCGCTGGTCGGGCTGCTCATCGCCGGCGTCGCGATTGGTACTGCCATAGTGCGCTGGATCCGGCCCGGCTACGTCGTGGGAACTGGCCTGGCTGTCGCCGGTGCCGGATTCGCCCTGCTCACTCAGCTGGACCTGGATGACGGCGTGGCGTCGCTGCTCCTCGGGTACGGCACCCTGAACTTTGGCATGGGACTGGCGTTGCCGTTGGCCATCAATCTCGTCGTCGCTACCGCGCCCCCGGAGAACGCGGGTACCGCTGCCGCAATGAACGAAACCGGCTCGGAGTTCGGCGGCGCGCTCGGTATCGCAACCCTCGGCAGTATCGCCGGCGCCGTCTACACCAGCAGGATCAGCGACACCATGCCATCCGCGGTGCCTGAGTCGGTGGCACAGGCGGCCCAGGGGACACTCGGGGCTGCCTTCGCGGCGGCGGAGCACCTCCCACCGGACTTGGCCGCGGAAGTCAGCCGGGGAGCCGGCGATGCGTTCGTGCGCGGTTTCAACGTCACAGCCGGCGTAGGCGCCGCCGCGCTCGCGGTCACCGCCGTTGTCGTGACGATACTGCTGCGTAGAGCCCGCCTCGGCGATCCGGATGAAGCTGAATCCGTCCATCGGTGA
- a CDS encoding TetR/AcrR family transcriptional regulator, which translates to MADTSYVPIAGVRRRPAEKRSQLDHTRLTPAGQRLLDAASQLFYEYGIHAVGVDAIAEAAGTTKKTLYDRFGSKNVLVALYLQRRADRWQRFVLDYLAGRADANDGEDGVSAAATRSVLAVLDALAEWNATLNRGCAFINAFAEIGGADHPGEAVIRAEKKWTCELYARLLREAGFADGISAELGTQLAILQEGALTMWTAGGVPDAIGHARAAARQLLSTVPS; encoded by the coding sequence ATGGCGGATACGTCCTATGTGCCGATCGCGGGAGTCCGTCGGCGGCCCGCGGAGAAACGCTCACAGCTGGACCACACTCGGTTGACCCCGGCCGGGCAGCGACTGCTCGACGCGGCCAGCCAGCTCTTCTATGAGTACGGCATTCACGCGGTCGGCGTCGACGCGATCGCGGAGGCGGCCGGGACCACGAAGAAGACGCTCTACGACAGGTTCGGCTCCAAGAACGTCCTGGTCGCCCTCTATCTGCAGCGACGTGCCGACCGGTGGCAGCGGTTCGTCCTGGATTACCTCGCCGGGCGAGCGGACGCGAATGACGGCGAAGACGGAGTCAGCGCGGCCGCGACCCGGAGTGTGCTCGCTGTGCTCGACGCGCTGGCGGAATGGAACGCGACGCTCAACCGGGGCTGTGCCTTCATCAACGCCTTCGCGGAGATCGGCGGAGCTGACCACCCGGGGGAAGCGGTGATCAGGGCGGAGAAGAAGTGGACGTGCGAACTCTACGCCCGATTGCTGCGCGAGGCAGGCTTCGCCGACGGCATCTCCGCTGAGCTCGGGACACAGCTGGCGATCCTGCAAGAGGGCGCCCTGACGATGTGGACCGCGGGCGGCGTGCCAGACGCGATAGGTCACGCCCGAGCTGCCGCCCGCCAGTTGTTGTCGACCGTGCCGAGCTGA
- the rsgA gene encoding ribosome small subunit-dependent GTPase A: MSRRRSPASYDESDVRVRPGRGSRPRSKIRPAHRNAVPGTVVAVDRGRYTCVTQDDERTVIAMTARELGRKAVVVGDRVGLVGDVSGRDDTLARIVRVHARTTTLRRSADDEDPVERVIVANAEQLMIVTSVTDPEPRPRLIDRCLVAAYDSGMTPFLCVTKSDLEDPAKLRDAYAPLDVPIIVTGWDDDTGLDRLREALHDRTSVLVGHSGVGKSTLVNTIVPGAGRAIGNVNIVTGRGRHTSTSAVALRVPEGGWVIDTPGIRSFGLAHVDPAELIEAFSDLAAATDECPRGCTHGESEPECALDDAVRAGGLDPARVDSFRRLLASRERQSGD, encoded by the coding sequence GTGAGCCGTCGGCGGTCTCCGGCGTCGTACGACGAGAGCGACGTCAGAGTCCGCCCGGGTCGCGGTTCGCGGCCGCGCAGCAAGATCCGGCCGGCTCATCGCAATGCCGTTCCAGGCACGGTCGTCGCGGTCGACCGAGGCCGATACACCTGCGTGACCCAAGACGACGAACGCACCGTGATCGCCATGACCGCGCGTGAACTCGGCCGCAAGGCGGTGGTGGTCGGAGACCGGGTGGGCCTCGTTGGCGATGTCTCGGGGCGGGACGACACCCTCGCGCGCATCGTCCGGGTCCACGCTCGGACCACCACGTTACGTCGCTCGGCCGATGATGAGGACCCTGTCGAGCGGGTGATCGTCGCCAACGCCGAACAGTTGATGATCGTCACCTCGGTCACCGACCCGGAGCCGCGGCCCCGGCTGATCGATCGCTGCCTGGTCGCCGCCTACGATTCCGGCATGACGCCCTTTCTGTGCGTCACGAAGTCCGACCTCGAAGACCCTGCGAAGCTCCGCGATGCCTACGCGCCACTGGATGTGCCGATCATCGTCACAGGCTGGGATGACGACACCGGGCTCGACCGGCTTCGGGAGGCTCTGCACGACCGGACCAGCGTGCTGGTAGGTCATTCCGGTGTCGGAAAGTCGACGCTCGTCAACACGATAGTGCCGGGTGCGGGTCGCGCGATCGGCAATGTCAACATCGTGACGGGACGCGGGCGGCACACCTCCACCAGCGCGGTTGCCCTGCGGGTCCCCGAGGGCGGCTGGGTGATCGACACCCCCGGCATCCGCTCGTTCGGGCTTGCACACGTCGATCCCGCCGAACTCATCGAAGCGTTCTCCGACTTGGCAGCGGCCACGGATGAGTGTCCCCGAGGATGCACCCACGGCGAGTCGGAGCCCGAATGCGCGCTCGACGACGCCGTACGTGCCGGCGGCCTCGACCCGGCACGCGTCGATTCGTTCCGGCGGCTGCTGGCCAGCCGTGAGCGGCAGAGCGGCGACTGA
- the aroA gene encoding 3-phosphoshikimate 1-carboxyvinyltransferase translates to MAPLWPAPTVSEPVRATVRLPGSKSVTNRALILAALADSPSVLHKPLVARDTRLMATALRVLGTGIDAQEDRWLVTPAALDGGSHVDCGLAGTVMRFVPPVAALANGDVSFDGDPHARERPMDAVINAMRALGIGISATGSRGRLPFTVHGTGSVPGGEVTMDASASSQFVTALLLAGARYEQGVVVKHTGKPIPSTPHIEMTLTMLRERGVRVDSSVPNVWRVRPGTLHGLETVIEPDLSNAAPFLAAALVTGGSVRVPDWPESTNQPGDTLRDLLTRMGATCVLDDGLTVDGGSVVHGIDADLHDVGELTPVLAAVAALAQDTSHLRGIAHLRGHETDRLKALATEINGLGGDVVQTSDGLTIHPRPLHGGVFHSYDDHRMAQAGAVLGLAVPGVQVENIATTAKTLPAFPEMWAAMLEMERAA, encoded by the coding sequence ATCGCGCCCTTGTGGCCTGCACCAACCGTCTCCGAGCCGGTGCGGGCCACTGTTCGCCTGCCAGGCTCTAAGTCCGTGACCAACCGCGCGCTGATTCTCGCTGCGCTAGCCGATTCGCCGTCGGTGCTCCACAAACCGCTTGTGGCCCGAGACACTCGGTTGATGGCCACGGCCCTGCGCGTGCTCGGAACCGGCATCGACGCGCAGGAGGATCGCTGGCTGGTCACTCCCGCCGCCCTGGATGGCGGTTCGCATGTGGACTGCGGACTGGCCGGGACCGTGATGCGTTTCGTACCGCCGGTAGCGGCTCTCGCAAATGGTGATGTCAGTTTCGACGGGGACCCCCATGCGCGAGAGCGCCCGATGGACGCGGTGATCAACGCGATGCGTGCCCTTGGCATCGGCATCTCCGCCACCGGATCCCGCGGCCGGCTGCCGTTCACGGTGCACGGCACCGGCAGCGTTCCAGGCGGCGAAGTCACCATGGACGCCTCCGCCTCGTCGCAGTTCGTCACCGCTCTGCTGCTCGCTGGGGCGCGCTATGAGCAAGGCGTCGTCGTGAAGCACACCGGAAAGCCGATCCCGTCCACCCCGCACATCGAAATGACACTCACCATGCTCAGGGAGCGCGGCGTGCGGGTCGACAGCTCCGTCCCGAACGTCTGGCGGGTCCGTCCCGGGACGCTCCACGGCCTCGAGACGGTCATCGAGCCCGACCTCTCCAACGCTGCTCCGTTCCTCGCCGCGGCGCTCGTCACCGGCGGGAGCGTCCGGGTGCCGGACTGGCCGGAATCCACGAATCAGCCGGGCGACACGCTGCGGGACCTACTCACCCGCATGGGTGCTACCTGCGTGCTCGACGACGGGCTCACCGTAGACGGCGGCTCCGTCGTGCACGGCATCGACGCGGATCTCCACGACGTCGGAGAGCTCACCCCTGTGCTCGCGGCCGTCGCCGCGCTGGCCCAGGACACATCTCACCTGCGTGGCATCGCCCATTTGCGCGGTCATGAGACCGACCGGCTGAAGGCGCTGGCCACCGAGATCAACGGCTTGGGCGGTGACGTGGTCCAGACCAGCGACGGCCTCACGATCCATCCGCGCCCGCTCCACGGCGGTGTCTTCCACAGCTATGACGACCACCGGATGGCCCAGGCCGGTGCGGTGCTGGGCCTGGCGGTTCCCGGCGTCCAGGTGGAGAACATCGCCACCACTGCCAAGACCTTGCCCGCCTTCCCTGAGATGTGGGCCGCCATGCTCGAGATGGAGCGGGCAGCGTGA
- the hisN gene encoding histidinol-phosphatase, whose translation MAHDDDLRFAHVLADDADAQTLGRFRAADLKVDTKADHTPVSDADRATEEAIRRTLSRARPRDGIVGEEFGNEGYGARRWVIDPIDGTKNYVRGVPVWATLIGLMVEDEVVAGVVSAPALNRRWWAAKGTGAWTGRSLSSASRCRVSDVDKLGNASLSYSDLAEWEEHGRLDEFLDLTRACWRTRAYGDFWSYMLLADGAVDIAAEPELELYDMAALVPIVQEAGGRFTGLDGVPGPHSGDALATNGPLHDEVLARLQVH comes from the coding sequence GTGGCCCATGATGATGATCTCCGGTTCGCCCATGTCCTCGCCGACGACGCCGACGCCCAGACCCTGGGCCGGTTCCGCGCCGCGGATCTGAAGGTCGACACCAAAGCCGACCACACCCCCGTATCCGACGCCGACCGCGCCACGGAGGAGGCGATCCGCCGTACCCTGTCCCGCGCCCGGCCCCGGGACGGCATCGTCGGCGAGGAGTTCGGCAACGAGGGTTACGGCGCGCGCCGGTGGGTCATCGATCCGATCGACGGCACCAAGAACTACGTCCGCGGCGTTCCCGTGTGGGCCACGCTGATCGGCCTCATGGTCGAGGACGAGGTTGTGGCCGGCGTCGTGTCCGCGCCGGCGCTGAACCGTCGTTGGTGGGCCGCTAAAGGCACCGGCGCCTGGACCGGCCGTTCCCTGTCGTCGGCCAGCCGCTGCAGGGTCTCCGACGTCGACAAGCTGGGCAACGCTTCGCTCTCCTATTCAGACCTCGCGGAGTGGGAAGAGCACGGACGGCTGGACGAGTTCCTGGATCTCACCAGAGCATGCTGGCGCACCAGAGCGTACGGCGACTTCTGGTCCTACATGCTGCTCGCCGACGGCGCGGTCGACATCGCGGCCGAGCCAGAGCTCGAGCTGTACGACATGGCTGCGCTGGTGCCCATCGTGCAAGAGGCCGGCGGACGATTCACCGGGCTGGACGGCGTCCCTGGCCCACACAGTGGTGATGCCCTGGCCACCAACGGCCCCTTGCACGATGAAGTGCTGGCCCGCCTCCAGGTGCACTAG
- a CDS encoding SOS response-associated peptidase — protein MCGRYVVSQSADDLAEEFGVDRIDVHERVEPDYNVAPTKNSPTVLARPPRDAKDADPVRQLRNLKWGLVPSWAKDPKIGNRMINARAETVHEKPAFRRAFATRRLIIPVSGFYEWFPTQDLTTAGKPVKQPFYLRPKAGQALALAGIYEFWRDREKPDDPDAWLTTFTIITTNATDDIGHIHDRMPMTVHRDNWQNWLDPRINDPANIRDLMAPPPPGSLDVYPVSKAVNNVKNNGPQLIDPLPPTH, from the coding sequence ATGTGCGGACGCTACGTAGTCAGCCAGAGCGCCGATGATCTGGCCGAGGAGTTCGGGGTCGACCGAATCGATGTCCACGAGCGGGTCGAACCTGACTACAACGTCGCCCCCACCAAGAACTCACCGACGGTGCTGGCGCGCCCACCGCGAGACGCCAAGGACGCCGATCCGGTCCGGCAACTGCGAAACCTGAAGTGGGGCCTGGTTCCATCCTGGGCAAAGGATCCGAAGATCGGCAATCGGATGATCAACGCCCGCGCCGAGACCGTTCACGAGAAGCCGGCCTTCCGTCGCGCGTTCGCGACCAGACGCCTGATCATCCCCGTTTCCGGGTTTTACGAATGGTTCCCCACCCAGGATCTCACCACTGCCGGCAAGCCCGTCAAACAACCGTTTTACCTACGCCCGAAGGCTGGACAAGCGCTCGCGCTCGCGGGAATCTACGAGTTCTGGCGTGACCGCGAGAAGCCGGACGACCCCGATGCGTGGCTCACCACGTTCACGATCATCACGACGAACGCCACTGACGATATCGGGCACATTCATGACCGCATGCCCATGACCGTGCACCGAGACAACTGGCAGAACTGGCTCGACCCACGGATCAACGATCCCGCCAACATCCGCGACCTCATGGCTCCCCCGCCCCCGGGCAGCTTGGACGTGTACCCCGTCTCCAAAGCGGTGAACAACGTCAAGAACAACGGCCCCCAGCTCATCGACCCGCTGCCGCCGACGCACTGA
- a CDS encoding DoxX family protein: MSLVRLIARPMLASIFIVQGFKNFRDPEPLVPQTKSLVDKFGPLLEENAPSVPTDPKQLVRINAATQFGAGLALATGKFPRLAAAVLASSLVPTTAARYPFWETEDPEVRSEQRLHALKNAGLVGGLMLASVDTEGKPGLSWRAKRAADKAKHATKSTKRKAQKAASKAKP, encoded by the coding sequence ATGAGTCTCGTCCGCCTGATTGCGCGTCCCATGCTGGCGTCGATCTTCATCGTGCAAGGGTTCAAGAACTTCCGAGATCCCGAGCCGCTGGTCCCACAGACCAAGTCGCTCGTCGACAAGTTCGGCCCGTTGCTTGAAGAGAATGCTCCCAGCGTGCCGACCGACCCGAAGCAACTCGTCCGGATCAACGCCGCTACCCAGTTCGGTGCCGGCCTCGCGCTCGCCACCGGGAAGTTCCCCCGGCTGGCCGCTGCCGTCCTCGCCAGTTCGCTGGTGCCGACCACGGCCGCCCGCTATCCGTTCTGGGAGACCGAGGACCCGGAGGTGCGCAGCGAGCAACGTCTGCATGCGCTCAAGAACGCCGGACTCGTCGGTGGGCTGATGCTGGCCAGCGTCGACACCGAGGGCAAACCTGGCCTGAGCTGGCGGGCCAAACGTGCTGCGGACAAAGCCAAACACGCCACCAAGTCCACCAAGCGCAAGGCCCAGAAGGCAGCGTCGAAGGCCAAGCCCTGA
- a CDS encoding MIP/aquaporin family protein has protein sequence MEHLDFFEIVYWEILGTGMLVLLGCGVVANVVLPKNKGNMDGPLRGNWLLINFGWGLGVFSGVYVAAQSGAHINPAVTFGLAVEGTTEWSDVPAYFLGQLTGAILGAVVMFLAYKLQFDAGEDPGLKLAVFSTGPEVRNYGWNFITEVVGTFVLVFVVLSFGPHPIDIGPLAVALLVVGIGASLGGPTGYAINPARDLGPRIAHAFLPIKGKGASDWGYSWVPIAGPLVGGALAGLLGAAVF, from the coding sequence ATGGAGCATCTGGACTTCTTCGAAATCGTCTACTGGGAAATCCTCGGCACCGGCATGCTCGTCCTGCTGGGCTGCGGTGTCGTCGCCAACGTCGTGCTACCTAAGAACAAAGGCAACATGGACGGGCCGTTGCGGGGCAACTGGCTACTCATCAACTTCGGATGGGGGCTGGGTGTCTTCTCCGGTGTCTACGTCGCCGCGCAATCCGGCGCCCACATCAACCCCGCGGTCACTTTCGGGCTCGCCGTCGAGGGCACGACGGAATGGTCCGACGTCCCGGCGTACTTTCTCGGCCAGTTGACCGGGGCGATCCTCGGCGCCGTGGTGATGTTCCTCGCTTACAAGCTGCAATTCGATGCCGGCGAAGACCCAGGGTTGAAGCTCGCGGTGTTCTCCACCGGCCCGGAGGTCCGCAACTACGGCTGGAACTTCATCACCGAGGTTGTCGGCACCTTCGTTCTCGTCTTCGTCGTGCTGTCCTTCGGACCGCACCCGATCGACATCGGACCGCTGGCCGTGGCTCTTCTGGTGGTCGGTATCGGCGCTTCCCTCGGTGGCCCCACGGGCTACGCCATCAACCCGGCCCGTGACCTCGGACCACGTATTGCGCACGCGTTCCTGCCGATCAAGGGCAAAGGGGCGAGTGACTGGGGGTATTCCTGGGTACCCATTGCCGGACCCCTCGTCGGCGGTGCTCTCGCCGGTCTTCTCGGTGCCGCCGTGTTCTGA
- the glpK gene encoding glycerol kinase GlpK, producing MAQYVAAIDQGTTSTRCMIFDHSGNVVAADQREHQQIFPRAGWVEHDPEEIWRNTREVCAGALATADLVTEDVVAVGITNQRETAVVWDRTTGKPVYNAIVWQDTRTDKIVDELGQLGGGQTRYHASTGLPLATYFSGPKVKWILDNVEGARDKAEAGDLLFGNIDTWVLWNATGGPDGGVHVTDPTNASRTLLMDLDTLTWNEQNAADMGIPMSMLPEIRSSSEVYGHVRARGAFAGLPLAGILGDQQAATFGQACLEVGEAKNTYGTGNFVLLNTGTEKVMSENGLLTTVCYKIGDNDTVYALEGSIAVTGSLVQWLRDNLGLIGSAAEIEQLADSVEDNGGVYFVPAFSGLFAPYWRSDARGAIVGLTRYVNKGHLAHAVLQATAFQSLEVIDAMNADSGVPLKSLKVDGGMVGNELLMQFQADILGVPVIRPVVAETTALGAAYAAGLAVGFWETEEDIRTNWAQDKQWDPQMDQNERDKQYRRWKKAVTKTFDWVDEETD from the coding sequence ATGGCTCAGTACGTAGCCGCAATCGACCAAGGCACTACATCCACACGGTGCATGATCTTCGATCACTCCGGCAACGTGGTGGCGGCAGATCAACGCGAACACCAGCAGATTTTCCCGCGAGCCGGCTGGGTCGAGCACGATCCCGAGGAGATCTGGCGTAACACTCGTGAGGTCTGCGCCGGAGCGCTTGCCACCGCTGACCTGGTCACCGAAGACGTCGTGGCCGTCGGCATCACCAACCAGCGCGAGACCGCGGTGGTGTGGGACCGCACCACCGGCAAGCCCGTCTACAACGCCATCGTCTGGCAGGACACCCGGACCGACAAGATCGTCGACGAGCTCGGCCAGCTCGGTGGCGGCCAGACGAGGTACCACGCTTCCACCGGCCTGCCCCTGGCCACGTACTTCTCCGGGCCGAAGGTCAAGTGGATTCTCGACAACGTCGAAGGCGCCAGGGACAAGGCTGAGGCCGGTGATCTGCTATTCGGCAACATCGACACGTGGGTGCTGTGGAACGCCACCGGCGGACCCGACGGCGGGGTGCACGTGACCGACCCCACAAATGCATCCCGGACCCTGCTGATGGATCTCGACACGCTGACGTGGAACGAGCAGAACGCAGCCGACATGGGCATCCCGATGTCGATGCTGCCGGAAATCCGTTCCTCCTCCGAGGTCTACGGCCATGTCCGGGCGCGCGGCGCCTTCGCCGGACTGCCGCTGGCGGGCATCCTCGGTGACCAGCAGGCTGCCACGTTCGGCCAGGCCTGCCTCGAGGTGGGCGAAGCCAAGAACACGTACGGCACGGGGAACTTCGTCCTGCTGAACACCGGCACCGAGAAGGTGATGAGCGAGAACGGACTGCTCACTACCGTCTGTTACAAGATCGGCGACAACGACACCGTATACGCCCTCGAAGGATCCATCGCGGTCACCGGCTCGCTGGTGCAATGGCTACGCGACAACCTCGGTCTCATCGGCAGCGCCGCGGAGATCGAGCAGCTCGCCGACAGCGTCGAGGACAACGGCGGGGTGTACTTCGTGCCGGCCTTCTCGGGTCTGTTCGCGCCCTATTGGCGATCCGATGCCCGCGGCGCCATCGTCGGGCTCACCCGCTACGTCAACAAGGGCCACCTAGCCCACGCCGTGCTCCAGGCAACGGCCTTCCAGTCCCTCGAAGTCATCGATGCGATGAACGCCGACTCCGGTGTCCCGCTGAAATCGCTGAAGGTCGACGGCGGCATGGTCGGCAACGAACTGCTCATGCAGTTCCAGGCCGACATCCTCGGCGTGCCGGTGATCCGTCCCGTCGTGGCCGAGACGACTGCCCTGGGCGCCGCCTACGCCGCCGGCCTGGCGGTGGGGTTCTGGGAGACAGAGGAGGACATCCGCACCAACTGGGCCCAGGACAAGCAGTGGGATCCGCAGATGGACCAGAACGAACGCGACAAGCAGTACCGCAGATGGAAGAAGGCTGTGACCAAGACCTTCGACTGGGTCGACGAAGAAACCGACTGA